In Bombus pyrosoma isolate SC7728 linkage group LG2, ASM1482585v1, whole genome shotgun sequence, a genomic segment contains:
- the LOC122574895 gene encoding uncharacterized protein LOC122574895 → MLCCKVALVFVVSLIALITGMPQDSENGSQSSFSLPFVQLTNGGIRFNLGGYHAQAGLGGLLGGSNGLHASVGTPWGGHASAGLGGSIDGNNANLGGGLFARAGLGNGRHEAAAGLGGLIDGSGRSGPGLRGEIFANTGPYAVGTSTGIPNRGPSDRRDGGSNKPGEDEGDRGQPTRGHSNIQVIARSGQKKEKVLETVAVPAESPEAFKQIDSSSKKEIQEALNVKPLSIAEANPVLSSETNDIRVVRLTKVLPRHRRRKLWESKRQVDQERTAPIEPQGNADSTVQNIQKRQAIYYSDPTPTRKVAVMRTKSPGFYDDIFQIPISTLNAVNQLLNNNAG, encoded by the exons CTTCCATTCGTTCAACTTACAAATGGTGGAATCCGATTCAATTTGGGCGGCTACCATGCCCAAGCTGGACTGGGTGGTTTACTAGGCGGAAGCAATGGACTTCACGCTAGCGTCGGAACACCCTGGGGTGGCCATGCGTCCGCTGGTTTGGGTGGCTCAATCGATGGCAACAATGCAAATCTTG GAGGGGGTCTGTTCGCGAGAGCAGGCCTTGGAAACGGAAGACACGAAGCTGCAGCGGGATTAGGCGGCTTGATAGACGGAAGTGGAAGATCGGGGCCTGGACTCAGAGGAGAAATCTTTGCCAACACGGGACCCTATGCGGTTGGAACATCAACTGGGATTCCTAACAGAGGACCAAGCGACAGACGAGATGGTGGAAGTAATAAACCGGGTGAAGATGAAGGCGATAGGGGCCAACCAACCAGAGGACATTCGAATATTCAAGTAATCGCTCGTTCtggacaaaagaaagaaaaagtattgGAG ACAGTGGCTGTGCCGGCAGAATCTCCAGAGGCTTTTAAACAAATTGACTCTTCGTCGAAAAAAGAG ATACAAGAGGCATTAAACGTTAAACCGCTATCTATCGCCGAGGCTAATCCTGTTTTGTCCAGCGAGACGAACGATATACGCGTTG ttcgACTAACGAAAGTCCTTCCACGTCACCGTAGAAGGAAGTTATGGGAATCGAAGAGACAGGTTGATCAAGAGCGTACAGCTCCGATAGAGCCGCAGGGTAATGCCGATTCAACTGTTCAAAACATTCAAAAGCGTCAAGCGATTTATTATTCAGATCCCACACCTACACGAAAAGTAGCGGTAATGAGGACGAAAAGTCCTGGTTTTTACGATGACATATTTCag ATACCGATATCAACGCTGAACGCTGTTAACCAACTGTTGAATAATAATGCCGGCTAA
- the LOC122575009 gene encoding uncharacterized protein LOC122575009 codes for MRVILSLFLSCLLLGLLLARTGNGQLVTGQGILPTAQGTAGSSVPGAPTLNDALTSILGPLLSGNNGGDNSVIGSLTKLLNNLQTVSIGSLLQGILNGNLSELDKILGPVVGLLQSLPIVGPLIILLSQVLSIPLTLVASIVALLLELLIVLLSITRSTSG; via the exons ATGAGAGTTATACTGTCTTTATTCCTCTCTTGCCTCCTGCTTGGGTTGTTATTGGCCAGAACAGGCAATGGTCAACTG GTCACTGGACAGGGCATCCTTCCTACTGCACAAG GAACCGCTGGTAGCTCAGTGCCCGGAGCCCCGACCCTCAACGATGCCCTCACTAGTATCCTTGGACCTCTTTTGAGTGGTAACAACGGAG GAGACAACAGCGTCATCGGAAGCCTGACTAAGCTCTTGAACAATCTTCAAACCGTGTCGATCGGTTCACTACTTCAAGGTATTTTGAATGGAAATCTTTCAGAACTTGACAAAATACTTGGCCCTGTAGTAGGACTCCTGCAAAGCTTACCAATAGTTGGCCCACTCATAATACTCCTATCGCAAGTATTGAGT ATTCCACTAACTCTTGTCGCAAGTATAGTCGCTTTATTACTCGAGCTCTTGATAGTTCTCTTGAGCATAACGAGAAGTACGAGTGGTTGA
- the LOC122574977 gene encoding uncharacterized protein LOC122574977, producing the protein MWRSLEKRRTLRFCIFVLVCRFDLSIGLPAEQPTRFTLNTGDTNSRNVATRIVSNYAPDNALVSERQATMATVVVQKSVALNYEPISSATTQYPPVTNTRPNARETVRLENENAQGFLEKPISKPVAKVLESFLNPTPLVDGIKEEEKYGNSGDKFIGIGRTLVDGFEKFSNFLNGVVDFPRKAVKTSSQEITDFLNKIGARLVGLE; encoded by the exons ATGTGGCGGAGTCTTGAAAAACGAAGAACCTTGAGATTTTGCATTTTCGTCCTTGTCTGTCGGTTCGATTTATCGATCGGATTACCCGCGGAACAACCAACCAGATTCACCTTAAATACGGGAGATACGAATTCGAGAAATGTTGCTACAAGGATAGTGTCTAATTACGCGCCAGACAAC GCTTTGGTCAGCGAGAGACAGGCCACTATGGCTACAGTGGTAGTGCAGAAATCGGTGGCCTTGAACTACGAACCAATATCCTCGGCAACGACCCAGTATCCGCCAGTAACGAACACTCGACCAAATGCGCGCGAAACTGTCAGACTGGAGAACGAAAATGCTCAAGGTTTCTTAGAGAAGCCAATTTCGAAACCTGTCGCGAAAGTTTTGGAATCTTTCTTGAATCCTACACCATTGGTCGATGGTATCAAGGAGGaggaaaaatatggaaactCTGGAGACAAGTTTATCGGCATTGGTCGGACTCTGGTCGATGGATTCGAGAAGTTTAGCAATTTTCTGAACGGTGTCGTTGAC tttccACGCAAGGCTGTCAAAACGAGTAGCCAGGAGATCACagactttttaaataaaataggagCTCGTCTGGTCGGATTAGAGTAa
- the LOC122574931 gene encoding tetraspanin-9 produces the protein MGRTGYTCIRHVFCSLNVLIWLCACGILGAGLWLRLAYSGYTTLVPHYSFASADSLLLAAGCVTFVIAFFGCCGAWFQSRCMLITYFFLVILMFLGESMLGTLAFIFREHLSKSLKDELLFGIEKHYNLTREPGTLPAIWDHIHTEFHCCGVRDYTDWFRIDAWPTEDRVPDSCCIQRERYCGRLGPGERNKEHWYQEGCATAIQMWLVTRLHVVGTVGLVVAFLQLFGQVASMILFCTVRHKRSSHTYKSYDTANT, from the exons ATGGGCCGCACAGGATACACGTGCATCAGGCACGTTTTCTGCTCCCTCAACGTTCTCATTTGG tTATGCGCTTGTGGAATTTTGGGTGCAGGCCTGTGGCTACGATTGGCTTACTCCGGATACACGACCTTGGTGCCGCACTACAGTTTCGCGTCAGCTGACTCGTTGCTGTTGGCCGCCGGATGTGTGACCTTCGTCATCGCCTTCTTCGGATGCTGTGGTGCATGGTTTCAATCGAGATGCATGTTAATCACG tACTTCTTTTTGGTAATACTGATGTTCCTCGGTGAATCCATGTTGGGTACTCTGGCCTTCATCTTCAGAGAACATTTATCGAAGAGCTTGAAGGATGAGCTTCTTTTCGGTATCGAAAAACATTATAATCTGACCAGGGAACCTGGTACTCTTCCTGCTATATGGGACCATATACACACAGAG TTCCATTGCTGCGGTGTACGAGACTATACGGACTGGTTCCGGATCGATGCATGGCCGACGGAAGACCGCGTACCCGATTCCTGTTGCATACAGAGGGAACGATATTGCGGTCGTCTTGGCCCTGGGGAACGAAACAAGGAACATTGGTACCAAGAAGGTTGCGCAACAGCTATTCAAATGTGGCTAGTTACTAGGCTTCACGTGGTCGGAACCGTTGGTCTTGTTGTGGCTTTCCTTCAGCTATTCGGACAGGTGGCCAGCATGATCTTGTTCTGCACCGTCAGGCACAAGAGATCATCTCACACGTACAAGAGCTACGATACTGCGAACACCTAG